Proteins encoded in a region of the Zea mays cultivar B73 chromosome 4, Zm-B73-REFERENCE-NAM-5.0, whole genome shotgun sequence genome:
- the LOC100502330 gene encoding uncharacterized isoform X1: MADADLTPNHSLLLKMPAASAHAHSPSLSSLLLYGQESHGEAAPANANANAAAATVEDAASLETSSAVVDSASPMERKRKATAEDSAAISSPQPKDCKQESKSRRGKRPRKETEEKSSTDEDEASKGYIHVRARRGQATDSHSLAERVRRERISERMRMLQALVPGCDKVTGKAMVLDEIINYVQSLQNQVEFLSMRIASMSPVLYGFGTNSEGLHDHHAPKMGGVSFQEAAIAVPAGPAAAVSQASSRPAPSEATMNTACTTTPYSVSLQAQASISFSPSQVGMACGVCDALHSLSNTTCKRSPNTSACIHRVLTDQREITPFQENGGTYYLVQQAVGEQATRQEELLLSQLVFSNMCSFQ, encoded by the exons ATGGCGGACGCGGACCTGACACCAAACCACTCGCTCCTCCTCAAGATGCCTGCGGCTTCGGCCCACGCCCACTCCCCAAGCCTCTCGAGCCTCCTGTTATACGGCCAGGAGAGCCATGGCGAAGCAGCGCCTGCAAACGCAAATGCAAATGCGGCAGCAGCAACGGTGGAGGACGCCGCCTCACTTGAGACCTCTTCTGCAGTGGTTGACAGTGCATCTCCAATGGAGAGGAAGAGGAAGGCTACAGCAGAAGACAGTGCTGCAATCAGCTCTCCTCAACCAAAG GACTGCAAGCAGGAGAGCAAGAGCAGGAGGGGGAAGAGGCCCCGAAAGGAGACCGAGGAGAAGAGCAGCACTGATGAAGACGAGGCCTCCAAGGGGTACATCCATGTGAGGGCGAGGAGGGGCCAGGCGACAGACAGCCACAGCCTCGCAGAGAGG GTGAGGAGAGAGAGGATCAGCGAGAGGATGAGGATGCTGCAGGCACTGGTCCCTGGCTGCGACAAG GTTACTGGAAAGGCCATGGTTTTGGACGAGATCATCAATTACGTGCAGTCCCTGCAGAACCAGGTCGAG TTCCTTTCCATGAGGATTGCCTCCATGAGCCCAGTGCTGTACGGGTTCGGAACGAACAGTGAAGGCCTTCATGATCATCACGCACCA AAGATGGGAGGCGTGTCGTTCCAGGAAGCCGCCATTGCAGTGCCAGCAGGTCCAGCGGCAGCGGTGAGCCAAGCTAGCAGTAGGCCGGCTCCATCTGAAGCCACCATGAACACCGCTTGCACTACCACGCCCTACTCAGTCTCACTGCAGGCCCAGGCTTCCatctcattctctccctctcaGGTTGGCATGGCATGTGGTGTGTGTGATGCGCTCCACTCCCTCTCAAATACTACATGCAAACGATCTCCAAACACGTCGGCATGCATCCATCGTGTTTTAACCGACCAACGTGAGATCACTCCGTTTCAGGAAAACGGCGGCACTTATTACCTGGTGCAGCAAGCGGTGGGGGAGCAGGCAACgaggcaggaggagctgctgctgAGCCAGTTGGTGTTCAGCAACATGTGCTCGTTCCAGTAG
- the LOC100502330 gene encoding uncharacterized isoform X2, translating to MADADLTPNHSLLLKMPAASAHAHSPSLSSLLLYGQESHGEAAPANANANAAAATVEDAASLETSSAVVDSASPMERKRKATAEDSAAISSPQPKDCKQESKSRRGKRPRKETEEKSSTDEDEASKGYIHVRARRGQATDSHSLAERVRRERISERMRMLQALVPGCDKVTGKAMVLDEIINYVQSLQNQVEFLSMRIASMSPVLYGFGTNSEGLHDHHAPMGGVSFQEAAIAVPAGPAAAVSQASSRPAPSEATMNTACTTTPYSVSLQAQASISFSPSQVGMACGVCDALHSLSNTTCKRSPNTSACIHRVLTDQREITPFQENGGTYYLVQQAVGEQATRQEELLLSQLVFSNMCSFQ from the exons ATGGCGGACGCGGACCTGACACCAAACCACTCGCTCCTCCTCAAGATGCCTGCGGCTTCGGCCCACGCCCACTCCCCAAGCCTCTCGAGCCTCCTGTTATACGGCCAGGAGAGCCATGGCGAAGCAGCGCCTGCAAACGCAAATGCAAATGCGGCAGCAGCAACGGTGGAGGACGCCGCCTCACTTGAGACCTCTTCTGCAGTGGTTGACAGTGCATCTCCAATGGAGAGGAAGAGGAAGGCTACAGCAGAAGACAGTGCTGCAATCAGCTCTCCTCAACCAAAG GACTGCAAGCAGGAGAGCAAGAGCAGGAGGGGGAAGAGGCCCCGAAAGGAGACCGAGGAGAAGAGCAGCACTGATGAAGACGAGGCCTCCAAGGGGTACATCCATGTGAGGGCGAGGAGGGGCCAGGCGACAGACAGCCACAGCCTCGCAGAGAGG GTGAGGAGAGAGAGGATCAGCGAGAGGATGAGGATGCTGCAGGCACTGGTCCCTGGCTGCGACAAG GTTACTGGAAAGGCCATGGTTTTGGACGAGATCATCAATTACGTGCAGTCCCTGCAGAACCAGGTCGAG TTCCTTTCCATGAGGATTGCCTCCATGAGCCCAGTGCTGTACGGGTTCGGAACGAACAGTGAAGGCCTTCATGATCATCACGCACCA ATGGGAGGCGTGTCGTTCCAGGAAGCCGCCATTGCAGTGCCAGCAGGTCCAGCGGCAGCGGTGAGCCAAGCTAGCAGTAGGCCGGCTCCATCTGAAGCCACCATGAACACCGCTTGCACTACCACGCCCTACTCAGTCTCACTGCAGGCCCAGGCTTCCatctcattctctccctctcaGGTTGGCATGGCATGTGGTGTGTGTGATGCGCTCCACTCCCTCTCAAATACTACATGCAAACGATCTCCAAACACGTCGGCATGCATCCATCGTGTTTTAACCGACCAACGTGAGATCACTCCGTTTCAGGAAAACGGCGGCACTTATTACCTGGTGCAGCAAGCGGTGGGGGAGCAGGCAACgaggcaggaggagctgctgctgAGCCAGTTGGTGTTCAGCAACATGTGCTCGTTCCAGTAG
- the LOC100502330 gene encoding uncharacterized LOC100502330: MADADLTPNHSLLLKMPAASAHAHSPSLSSLLLYGQESHGEAAPANANANAAAATVEDAASLETSSAVVDSASPMERKRKATAEDSAAISSPQPKDCKQESKSRRGKRPRKETEEKSSTDEDEASKGYIHVRARRGQATDSHSLAERVRRERISERMRMLQALVPGCDKVTGKAMVLDEIINYVQSLQNQVEFLSMRIASMSPVLYGFGTNSEGLHDHHAPKMGGVSFQEAAIAVPAGPAAAVSQASSRPAPSEATMNTACTTTPYSVSLQAQASISFSPSQENGGTYYLVQQAVGEQATRQEELLLSQLVFSNMCSFQ; the protein is encoded by the exons ATGGCGGACGCGGACCTGACACCAAACCACTCGCTCCTCCTCAAGATGCCTGCGGCTTCGGCCCACGCCCACTCCCCAAGCCTCTCGAGCCTCCTGTTATACGGCCAGGAGAGCCATGGCGAAGCAGCGCCTGCAAACGCAAATGCAAATGCGGCAGCAGCAACGGTGGAGGACGCCGCCTCACTTGAGACCTCTTCTGCAGTGGTTGACAGTGCATCTCCAATGGAGAGGAAGAGGAAGGCTACAGCAGAAGACAGTGCTGCAATCAGCTCTCCTCAACCAAAG GACTGCAAGCAGGAGAGCAAGAGCAGGAGGGGGAAGAGGCCCCGAAAGGAGACCGAGGAGAAGAGCAGCACTGATGAAGACGAGGCCTCCAAGGGGTACATCCATGTGAGGGCGAGGAGGGGCCAGGCGACAGACAGCCACAGCCTCGCAGAGAGG GTGAGGAGAGAGAGGATCAGCGAGAGGATGAGGATGCTGCAGGCACTGGTCCCTGGCTGCGACAAG GTTACTGGAAAGGCCATGGTTTTGGACGAGATCATCAATTACGTGCAGTCCCTGCAGAACCAGGTCGAG TTCCTTTCCATGAGGATTGCCTCCATGAGCCCAGTGCTGTACGGGTTCGGAACGAACAGTGAAGGCCTTCATGATCATCACGCACCA AAGATGGGAGGCGTGTCGTTCCAGGAAGCCGCCATTGCAGTGCCAGCAGGTCCAGCGGCAGCGGTGAGCCAAGCTAGCAGTAGGCCGGCTCCATCTGAAGCCACCATGAACACCGCTTGCACTACCACGCCCTACTCAGTCTCACTGCAGGCCCAGGCTTCCatctcattctctccctctcaG GAAAACGGCGGCACTTATTACCTGGTGCAGCAAGCGGTGGGGGAGCAGGCAACgaggcaggaggagctgctgctgAGCCAGTTGGTGTTCAGCAACATGTGCTCGTTCCAGTAG